One Misgurnus anguillicaudatus chromosome 20, ASM2758022v2, whole genome shotgun sequence DNA segment encodes these proteins:
- the LOC129455952 gene encoding uncharacterized protein has product MARGSSFVWTDQEVELLFNVTLDYKTTKLQENIDWETCQSKYADILTLFLEQYPNASSEDFPHQKKDITRAVLTTKLKAVRAKYRGAVDTGRRSGHGRVVLLYFEMCEQVWGGSPATTTLPTGVETNDLEPSSEASRQGSSTLDVIDSSVEVEGHADDGSVAPPVQPVKERRDLLNAKLRGHRQERLNKRLSAEALQQHAVEEDQRIKRQLLNIIEASEKRAADNFSKVSTTLDRLTTSIADGFSFLLETLHTPPVAQAAPPHYTTTLAQQVHVPSQHSYLPNQIHQVFPQNSSGNRTHHHTHNIMPITTNTADLSYIPVEGPGDFSYTHALFKKD; this is encoded by the exons ATGGCGCGAGGATCATCATTCGTGTGGACTGACCAGGAAGTAGAGCTCCTATTTAATGTTACTTTAGATTATAAAACCACAAAATTACAGGAGAACATCGACTGGGAGACGTGCCAAAGTAAATATGCCGACATACTAACCCTCTTTTTAGAGCAGTACCCCAACGCATCTTCCGAAGATTTTCCTCACCAAAAGAAGGACATTACCCGCGCCGTCCTCACAACCAAGCTTAAGGCAGTTCGGGCGAAATATAGAGGTGCTGTGGACACAGGCCGTAGGTCTGGGCATGGAAGAGTAGTCCTCCTGTATTTTGAGATGTGTGAGCAGGTATGGGGTGGTTCGCCGGCCACCACCACTTTGCCCACCGGTGTCGAAACTAATGACCTGGAGCCCTCGTCCGAAGCGTCGCGTCAAGGATCGTCAACATTGGATGTCATTGATTCCAGCGTAGAAGTTGAAGGACATGCTGATGATGGCAGCGTAGCACCACCAGTACAACCAGTGAAGGAGAGGAGAGATCTTCTAAAT GCCAAACTAAGAGGACACCGTCAGGAGCGTCTGAATAAAAGGCTTTCAGCAGAGGCTCTGCAACAACATGCTGTTGAAGAAGACCAGCGTATTAAAAGACAACTCCTTAACATCATTGAGGCCTCAGAAAAAAGAGCTGCTGACAACTTCTCTAAAGTTTCCACTACACTGGATAGACTTACAACCTCAATTGCTGATGGATTTTCTTTTCTGCTGGAAACACTCCATACACCACCAGTAGCACAGGCAGCACCACCACACTACACCACAACACTAGCCCAGCAAGTTCATGTGCCATCACAACACTCATATCTGCCAAATCAAATACATCAGGTATTCCCACAAAACTCATCAGGCAATAGAACACAccaccacacacacaacataATGCCCATTACAACTAACACTGCAGATTTGTCCTACATACCTGTTGAAGGCCCAGGGGATTTCTCGTACACCCACGCACTTTTCAAGAAAGATTGA
- the LOC129454641 gene encoding uncharacterized protein has product MKCNIHPYIVFVLIHSESCSGPSPSAETAKAPGLPHHPPPAELPVHWKDHLPPFQHEWIRNTLFKASPRTGKPELLSQLKLWWYPPQVPLIHTQPPASPDLFFCRPLFLWMPLKMWLFPLVCVRPDCGKHKLTAAGLYRTVRKVLDIDGWYDLATEYLECKRCKKKYPAWSEDILGQLDMGHRSQFPALLTYRYSCDNWVLRMMRERTQGNSVTQLYKNLMEQHSEAWTQHVLQYLTACEPFTRSSLVQPPVFAEPPSLPALPKPKWLLAVYARDVLGRLHEVKAKITSVLGCVLKMASTKKVTKKLASAAAGTAAWCTNVGNEHGQVLVSVLTAAEGHGLHPMAAGLMKRYREAGEAAPKVMYMDRDCCSLHGKSQVKVMFSEWDELEVRLDIWHFMQRFAAGVTTEAHPLYRTFMARLSMCIFEWDPDDVAALHRAKEGELAAKKAGHISGKA; this is encoded by the exons ATGAAATGCAACATTCATccttatattgtttttgttttaattcacTCAGAGTCCTGTTCTGGTCCGTCTCCATCAGCGGAAACAGCAAAAGCACCAGGTCTTCCACATCATCCGCCACCAGCTGAACTTCCAGTTCACTGGAAAGATCATCTTCCACCTTTCCAGCATGAGTGGATACGGAACACACTATTTAAGGCCAGCCCGCGAACCGGCAAGCCAGAACTACTGTCCCAACTTAAGCTTTGGTGGTATCCTCCTCAGGTCCCTTTAATTCACACTCAGCCGCCCGCCTCACCTGACCTCTTCTTCTGTCGGCCCCTTTTCTTGTGGATGCCGCTCAAgatgtggctatttcctcttgTCTGTGTTCGACCAGACTGTGGTAAGCACAAACTAACAGCCGCAGGACTTTACCGTACTGTGCGCAAAGTCTTGGACATTGACGGTTGGTATGATCTTGCCACTGAGTATCTGGAGTGCAAACGCTGCAAAAAGAAATATCCCGCCTGGTCCGAGGACATTTTAGGGCAACTGGATATGGGCCACCGCAGTCAATTTCCAGCTTTGCTGACATACAG ATACTCATGTGACAACTGGGTGCTGAGGATGATGAGGGAGAGGACACAGGGCAACAGCGTGACTCAGCTGTACAAGAATCTCATGGAACAACACAGTGAGGCATGGACACAGCATGTCCTTCAGTACCTGACTGCCTGTGAACCATTTACTAGGTCCTCCCTTGTGCAGCCACCTGTGTTTGCCGAGCCTCCCTCTTTACCTGCCCTACCTAAACCTAAGTGGCTGTTAGCCGTGTACGCCAGGGATGTTCTGGGGCGACTGCACGAGGTCAAAGCCAAAATTACATCTGTTTTGggctgtgttctgaagatggcCTCCACAAAGAAG gTCACAAAGAAACTTGCCAGTGCTGCTGCAGGAACAGCTGCCTGGTGCACAAATGTAGGAAACGAACACGGCCAAGTCCTCGTCTCTGTGCTGACAGCCGCAGAGGGACATGGACTGCACCCTATGGCAGCTGGCCTAATGAAACGCTACCGGGAGGCAGGAGAGGCAGCCCCGAAAGTGATGTACATGGACAGAGATTGCTGCAGTCTTCATGGCAAGTCTCAGGTGAAGGTCATGTTTTCGGAGTGGGATGAGCTTGAAGTGCGCCTTGACATCTGGCATTTCATGCAGCGATTTGCTGCAGGTGTCACGACAGAGGCTCATCCGCTCTACAGGACCTTCATGGCACGTCTGTCCATGTGCATCTTTGAGTGGGATCCAGATGATGTGGCTGCTCTTCACCGTGCAAAGGAGGGTGAGCTGGCAGCAAAGAAGGCTGGCCACATCTCAGGAAAGGCTTGA